The DNA segment tctcaacttgaatccattgagctaccaaggggaccttatggacctgtaactcaaagctccaacggtacgtgaataactaactaaactctttagtcacgggatcatcatctgttaactgttaggcactccactaaagaccgatagctgaactctccttactacagatatattatgtgtctatcttaatTAATCAACGgtgcgataacctttcacagatcgctcataaggacaactcggccaataactattattcccttgtagttacatctaactccttaagtaccactgatccctctaatgaacataagtcataatcctactatgactgagtcctcttttccaaagagaagctatggccactatgttcaaaccccggaatcagcctttaagggagcaatctatctactcacccttgcttcggggaaggagtgaattccatcttgtgtaactgagttcccaattcctaaatcagacaaatccccaaaaaggtaggcatgttgagttgacaatctggccactcgcacccatactaatcaaaggaccgccctcaaaggcaggagttcccaaaacactcaggattgaggtcatgtcacctatggtcgtttaggtgagatgcaagtttccagtatcaatgacgttatatatagagactagtcatctcatggtctggtcttatataaactctttgtataggacacccccgctcacatgtctccacatgaatggtcaggatctacaatttgtagtagttcacaacacttgcaaacctctacaaagcgggctatatccgtagtgtcacaaggatcaggtatcccaccttaatccttatactacagatctatttaggttatcacttaaggcatgatccacttgtatatctcatatacatgcttaagtttacatacgataaccatggaggtttgtttattggatatgagtaaatgtcagaatgaaataactcttattttattcataacaatgtgtatatattacaaacaatgagacttcgggagaattaggataccaatcttAACAACACATGGGTAGACTTGCATCGTGGCAGAAGGAGAAGTATGAGCTGGAGTTCAGGCGTCGAAAGGAAGTAGTAAATGCCATATACAACATTGATGTCCTGGATGAGGATGATCAGGTCACCCTTATTGACCTTCTTGTCACAGACATTCAGAAGACAGATTGCTTCCTTGCAGTACCAGAACACGCATGGAAGAGATACTGCCTCCGTCTACTAGGAAGAAACATGTAGACTTACCACTGTATTTAAACCAATACCCCTGTATTTTGTTTATAGCTCTTTTGGATAACAACAAATGGACAATGGACTCTCATGTCGAAAAGAATGGTAACTTTTGCATACATCATGACATGtaatttttatgtttgtatTATTACACGGATATTACAAGTatcgaaaagaacatatattttgtgaattttttttggaaacgaCCACATGTTCGGTcggttcatattatttttttgatcTTCTGAAAAATGTTACTGTACTGCatcacattctcaccatcataatcaaatgaaaggtaattatcctatgtacaatttcaattccatatatactatccatattatataaaaagcaactgtatgatatgtgaaatgataatgttaagttagcaagattcaatataccaattaattgagtagcaatatgaaatgtattttgttgctatgttttatagattgaagagaattagaatcattacagttttttaaaagaatatatgaaaaataatatattatgttctacaaattgagaaaaaaaattgagattgtccagtttatgtcataaataatttgagaaaataagtatatatttgaaatttaatcaacaatagaaaaacataaaactaaaaaaataaaagaacaaaataaaaaaaaacaaaaaaataaaactaatctCATTAACAAAAAATTGCATCAGATCCCCAACTCAACTCAGCACtataaacataaacaaaaattacaactcaactcaattcaaaTTTACAAATAAATACAGACAATTTAACTCTTAATAATAGTTATCAACTCAATAACTCTCTAACTTTATCACCAAACGCTTATTGCCGTCTGCCTCTTGCGCTTTCCAACTGAATCCGCAGACACGCGAAAGCCTGTTAATGGACCGAGCAGCCAAGCTCTCAAAAGCCGTTTACCTGAATTCCAACAATCCCAAGCTAGCATGGCTTCTCTTCAAGCGAATCCTCTCTTCTCCTATTGCTACTTCCTCTTCCTTCTTCAAAACCTCTCTTCAATCTGTACCCATTATTGCCCGCATCCTCATCACTGCAAAAATGCACCCACAGATCGATCACCTTCACCAACTCCTCTTGTCGCAGAACCGGGATTTTGCTCATCCATCTGGCTTTGCACTCGTTCGAGTGTTGGCTGATTTGGGTCTCTTCGAAAACGCCATTTCTCAGTTTCGATCGCTTCGAGCCAGGTTCCCTCATGACCCTCCTCATATTTCTTTCTATAATCTTCTGTTTCGGTGTTCCTTGAAGGAGAGCCGTGTTGATTGTGTGATATGGCTATATAAGGATATGGTTGTTGCGAGAGTTAATCCACAGACTTATACTTTTAATCTGTTGATACGTGCGCTTTGTGAAATGGGGTACTTGGAGAATGCACGGGAAGTGTTTGATAAAATGTCTGAAAAAGGGTGTAAGCCTAATGAGTTTAGTCTTGGCATTTTGGTTCGTGGATATTGTAGAGGTGGGCTCCATTATCGAGGGATTGAACTTTTGGACGAGATGAGGAGCTCTGGTGTTCTTCCTAATAGAGTTGCGTACAATACTGTGATATCTTCTCTTTGTGGAGAGGGTCAGAATGGGGAGGCTGAGAAATTGGTGGAAAGGATGAGAGAAGTTGGTCTTTCTCCAGATATTGTAACTTTTAATTGTAGAATTGCAGCCCTCTGTAAATCTGGGCAAATTTTAGAAGCTTCGAGAATTTTTAGAGATATGCAAATAGATGATGAGTTGGGGTTACCGCAGCCTAATACtgtaacatataatttaatgcTACAAGGATTTTGTAATGAAGGAATGTTCGACGAATCTAGGGCTCTCTTTGATTCTATGAAAAAATCTGAAACTCTTTTGAGCTTGGAAAGCTATAACATATGGTTGTTAGGTTTGGTTAGAAGTGGAAAGCTCCTTGAAGCTCGTTTAATTATTAATGAGATGGCAGAAAAGAGTATAAATCCCAATCTTCACTCCTATAACATTTTGATACATGGACTTTGTAAAGTTGGAATGTTTTCTGATGCAAGATCTATAATAGGCCTAATGAGAGAGAGTGGTGTTGCTCCAGACATTGTAAGTTATAGTACCTTACTGCATGGATACTGCTGTAGAGGAAAGATACTTGAAGCCAACTATGTTCTTCGTGAAATGATACAGGTTGGTTGCTTTCCCAATATGTATACTTGTAACATCCTGCTTCACAGCCTGTGGAAAGAGGGGAGGGCATCAGAGGCAGAAGAGTTGCTACAAAAGATGAATGAAAGAGGATATGGCTTGGATAATGTAACTTGTAATACAATGATTAATGGCCTCTGTAAAACTGGGAATCTGGACAAAGCTATTGAAATAGTGAGTGGCATGTGGACACATGGCAGTGCTTCTCTTGGTAATCTAGGGAACTCTTTTATTGGTCTTTTTGATATTGGCAATACTGGGAAGAAGTGTTTGCCTGACTCTATCACATATGCAACCATAATAAGTGGGTTATGTAAGGTAGGGCGGGTTGATGAAGCAAAAAAGAAGCTTCTGGAGATGATTGGGAAAAAGCTATCTCCTGATTCACTAATATTTGATACTTTCATACATAGTTATTGTAAACAAGGGAAGTTGTCATCTGCTTTTAGAGTTCTCAAAGAAATGGAGAAAAAAGGTTGCAACAAGAGCCTTCAAACGTATAATTCACTGATCCAGGGTTTAGGTGGTAAAAATCAAATATTCGAAATATATGGATTGATGGATGAGATGAGAGAAAGAGGAATTTTTCCTAATGTTTACACTTATAATAACATTATTAGCTGCCTATCTGAAGGTGGAAAACTCAAAGATGCCACTTGTCTTTTGGATGAAATGCTGCAGAAGGGGATAGCtcctaatatatatacatttagaattttaattggAGCTTTCTTCAAGGCTTGCGACTTTGGAGCCGCTCGAGAATTATTTGAGATAGCTTTAGGTCTAGTTGGCCATAAGGAATCCTTGTATAGTTTTATGTTCAATGAGCTACTAGCTGGAGGTGAAACATCCAAGGCTAAAGAGCTTTTTGAAGCTGCATTAAATAGATCTCTAGCcttgaaaaattttctttataggGACCTGATTGAAAGGCTTTGCAAGGATGGAAAGTTAGATGATGCCAGTTTCATTCTTCATACGATGATGGACAAACAGTATAGTTTTGACCCTGCATCATTCATGCCAGTGATTGATGGATTGGGTAAAAGAGGGAACAAGCATGCAGCTGATGAATTTGCAGAAAGGATGATGGAAATGGCTTCAGAAACTGATATCAACCAACATGAGAATAAGAATACTCGAGGAAGATTGAATAATAATGATGAAAGCGATTGGCGCAAAATTGTTCACAGgtataattctttaaaaatatatttgatgtGGTTCTTACTTATCTCCACTAGTTTTTCTGCTCTTTTAAATATTCGTTTGACAACATTGTCTATGTGACATTATTGAAATTTAACTCGTGTTATTCaatcataatatattttaagaagaaTATAAGAGAGTTGGTGGtagttaaaattttttttaaatacgtATCACTTATTTTGATCCAAATATTGAATGATTTCATCGATGGGACTTTTGGAACCATTTTCTTTACCCTGAAAATTCTTGCAATTGGTTTGTTCTAAGAGTCCactagtgttttttttttcctttttcttggaAAGGAAAcataacttttcattgataaagTAAAAAGAGACTAATATCAAAAAATACATTAACCTTCAAGAGAATAGAGAAAttgagaaaaacaaaagaagaagaaatactATCGAGATACAAAGAGGAGAAGACATCAAAAAGCAAACacttaaaacctaacaaaccacctttagaaagaaaatcaaAGCTAGAGAACACATTAACTTTAAAGCCATGGCCAACAGAAGACCAATGAGCATACGAGGTAAGAATTCCAATAAGTCCAAAAGTGTGAGGATCAAACTACAAAGCAAAGCTAATTCTCAACTGTCACGTCCAATCTTGCAACTACTAGGAAGAAATGCAACTTCTTAAGGTCAAAACAGTAAGGCTTAGTCACACAAATACAAGAACTCCACAATGATCCTTTAACACTCTGCATTAGCCGTCAGACCTATGAACATCTAGCTAAATGACGCATATTTTTAGTCAGTTTTTCTTTCCAACTGCAACACGTACAATAATCCTTTGAGGGTCTTTTAGTGTCAACCTTGAAATAGAGTGAAAGTCCTTTCGAGCACTCTAGTAGTAGATTGTAATTTCCAGTTATCAATTCAGTTGAACAAGGCCAaggataataaaaataatgaggCTATACATTAAATTAGCTTCTTTTGTGTTGTCAATGAATATTCAATTCTGTTCTATATGTGTTATGTGCTTGGCTTGGACATGCACAACTTCAACAGAAACGATGGCAGTGGCATTGCACAGAAAACTCTTAAGCGTGTGTTGAAAGGGTGGGGTCAAGGAAGTATTTCAACTTCGCAGCCACAGAGATTTAGCACACATGATTATTGGGATGGTGACGCTTAAAGTTTTCAAGTTCTTGAGGGACAGGCAAACATGGAAACATGCTAAAATCTGCTGAGGATTCATATCTTCAAGTTAGGGAGCCAAGGACATCAGTACCTCAGGTAAACCACTTTTTCTGGATTCTTTGTAACCAAGTCATAACAATGAGGAAAAGATAGGGAACGATGAACTTTGTATGTAACAAATATAGATTGGTTAGTTGTTTTGGTTCTGCATCCTTAATGCTAATTAccatttaatatttaatcacGGGTTTTacttatattaaacttaaatttgagGTGCGTTCAAACTTCTAATTGTAGTGAAAGAACTTGGAATGAATGAGATCCATTTTGCTATACTGGTCTAGTGGTAGCTTTATTCTGTTATACATTATCAAGTAATGCAATTTTTATTCATAGATaccattaaattttattttgtcagCTGAGTATCTGACCATTAGCAACTGCCAAGTTACGAAAAATAGATGATAAGTTCTCTGAAGTGTGATGGTTTCACGATGGGTTGCTACTGCCAGATGAGCTTCCTAAAGTCTGCTGAGAAATCCATTGGACGCAGGGTCTGATAGTTTGGCTGTGAGATGGTCTATATATTTCCTTATACTCTTCAAGGTCTGCATCACATGTCAAGAGAACCCATTCCCATTGTCGCCGACATACCTAATATAGACTCTTGTATTATCGTCTATGTTGAATCGTCTGGCAATCTCTAGCTGCAAATCTCTGAAACCTCAACTTGGGTGCATGCTGAAGCCTTAACCTAATTTCTTCTTCACCAAAAGTGGCTTTCACTTCCCAAGGCACCCCCATCTCTAGTTCAGCCACCATTAATGGAGGTAAACTATCAGAATCTTTAGGTCCTCTTGACATGGTGTATGAAATTCTGCTATGCCCAAGCTTTGTTCAGCATTCCCAACAGTATCTTCTAGCACGAATACATTTCCACCATTCGAGGTGTTAATAATGGTGGCGTGTTGCCTTTTTCTAGTAGGGCACTGGCTGCCATGACCAGAAGTCAGAGGACATGAAGAGGTTAAGGACTTTGCAGGGTCGATGGCTTAATGAGCCACCTTCAGCTTGATGGTTTATTGCCCCTGCTGGTCACTCATCTTCATAAATAAACAATGGTCAGTGTCAGGAAAACTGGGAGAGTTCAATCGTCGGAAGCTTTTATAGAAAGGCCCAATCCGTTTTGCACCATCAGCATCTTGAACCGAGTCGATCACGAGCTGGAGTATCCTTAGAAAATGGCCTACTTTCTTGATCAGGTAGCTTAGCTTGTACATAAAATATTTACttcaaaacaaaattcatataaaaaaattctGATGGACTCGTCCATTGAAAGTTGTCGAGTTTCTGATCTAAGATTATGCTTTTTAACAACATTGCAGGGTGAATGGAGAAAGAAGATGGATATCCAGTTGGCTCAAAGAGAACTTTGAAGAATTCAACTTGTTTGGCTGAATACGTTTAAATTCATAGCAAACcgtatatatacacacatatatatagaaatttcaTGTTCAAACTACTTTTTCGGTTAAACCAGGGTATCATCTTCTAATCAAGGCATCAATGGTATTGCAATGGATGTCTAAGCATGGAACAAAAGCATCTGAACGGTGAAGGGGTAAACTCATTGACCTGATCATCAGCAAAAGTTAGTTTTTGTTCAAGTAAGCTGCTCAAAACATTGACTTTTAAGAAAATTTATAGtaataacaaatattaaagGAGGAACTGGAATCTGAAACTAGCCTATGGTGTTGcctgcacacacacacacacatatatatacacattatttcaatttttgggatttgtatttaaaaaattctttatTGTTAGGATTTTTTATTTGGTTGGGTTTGCTGAAGAGAGCTAACCTAATAAAGAccaaaaaagtcattttttatGCTCACATGACCAATTTTTGGTTCTAATTGAGCACTTAATCCACATATAAGGAATGAGAAACATAAAATAATTGAGTTTTAAGAAATCTAAAAACGATAAAGGAAAATTACATTTTGTCTTTGAGTTTTGAAGAACGGGTGCATTTGGTCCTTAAGTATTTGAAATGTACATTATTAGTCCCTTGGGTTTATAAGAACAAGTGTGTTTGGTttctaagttttcaaaatatactttttttagtctttcaattttaaaaaattggtttaaaaCATCCctctaataatttattattattatttaaaataattttcatgaaTAGCAAAATTTTTTCAAATGTAATAAAAAAGCCCAAAATATTTACGTGAATAGCAAAATTTGAACCTAGTGCAAAACAATCGAAGAAAAGCCCAACCCACGGTAGTGAAATACCAAAAGTATCCCCAACCCACATGGATAACTGTAAATcccgtactccatttttcctacataagtgagtaacaagcgtgttaagtaaaattatgaaaggacGTAAAGAAGGTAGGccgatggaggaagaaaattttaagtgttagaaatacttaatcaagggtgagttttagataatataacaagtgaaaatttgctaagtatggaagcaaaATATAGGCATGTGTTGATGGAGAAGTGTAGACTCATGGGGTTGTGTAtgtagcaaccaaggcttgtagaggttaagtgttgaaggcaaggataaactatgcgttggtactaaggatgaaTGTATGGGTTGAAAGGCATGATGCGTTGATAAGGAttgcggcagcctcaagtgtGTGCAAGCAAAGGCgatggacgatcgtgtagcagatgaGTGACGCTATACGATTGGGTACGCGATCATCTAGTAAGTGAACgacactacacgatgaggtaggcgatcgtgtaggtggATATtgggcgatcgtatagtaaatgcgcGGAGAGCTAAGCTATGCggtagacgattgtgtagtaattgTGCAGAGCTCGATGATGTGGTAGGCAATCGAGCGGTAAAGCCCGGCGCTAAACGATAGCGCTACACGTTGGACGATAGCGTAAGcgacactacacgatcggcaTCAGCGGTAGACGATGAGCTGCACAATAAATGCTAGACGATAGGGCACTGAGGCGCTAGACGATGGAGTTATGCATTGTGCGCAAGGCGTTGAAAACTTGATGTACGCCTAAAGTTATGTTAGAGGAACGTAGGACCTATGACAGGGTTTATGCAAGGAAGGGAAGAAAACATCAATTAATTGAACTCATAATTGGAATTTGTGCAGCCAGAAAGCACTAAGTGCTGAATGAGGTGGCGGTTTTTGACATCAACAGGGAGAGGCGGGCAAGAAGATATAGAAGGAGATAGGAACTATCAAAACATTCGGTTTTGGAAATGACTTGAGGCAAATTAAGTGAaatcggtgccatttgaaagctgggagaatctagtttttaaGGTTGTTTTGCCGGAGAAAGATCTCACACGgagaacaaaaagtgaagaatttgcagaaggGGCAAATTCTCGGATTAATCAGAGCTCggagtgaagattggaagcttcAGAACAAACTACAAGGAATTTTCAGCTGATATTTAATgtaagaaagttaactcaattctaaacaagtttatagaaggaagtttctttaAAAGAGtcctggattttgagttatgaatttttgaagttgaaacagAAAATTGGTGCGTGAACAGGTAGCTGCTTGAGAAGAATAAGCAGGTAGCTCACCattgtgagcgagagcgagTTAAGGAAGAGGTGGATCTCGctaaggatgaaaatcttgctGGAAGTCATAAATCTCGCTAAAAGTGGTAAATCTCGCTTATGaggatgatctcgctcatgatgatcaTCTTACTAGTAATGCTGTTTTGTTGgtgaaagtttcattagtaagcGAGCTACCTGAAGCATTTTGCCGAGAATTCTTAGGAATCTAACTGgggattatgtcctttcaggcaaAGAAGACCTAGAAGAGGCATATAAATCGTTTAAGAGCcccgacgagctgtgagtgactataaatgatttataaatgttttaataatccatgcttTATTGACAGTTACTTTTATACTAATTATTTTACAAGAAATCCCAAGCAATGCATTTTCTTAAAGTCTATAAATGCATGctagttacaaagtttatgaaatatgctttgggACAATGGTTGAACGATGGTAGTTTTCAAAAGAAGATTCTatgacatgtttaagttacaagtatttgtattatgttttaaagcatatgtactcttaatgttgttgagcatgcgttagcaaatgatattcttatgaaaactatgttttatgagatcaagctttcagtaagcttgttttatgagaatgttttcctatcaggtattttcagctcaatactaaagtacaaggagaaggtatctgagttgTACTACCTGGTTTCAGTTATGTTATGATTCTGATGTTGAAATACATAGAGAGGGTATCAGAATAATTCACTAAGTTCAGTGATAAGCAGTGGTACCCTGCCTCAGTTATGATCCTTGACGTCAGGATCCAGTCtgctctacgtgcacgtatgacagTTAATCAGTTCAGTAGGATTAAACCACGAGGGTTCTTTCCTAGCATTGGCTGAAAggtgttgaacaaaagggttctcaccccagcccaggcttatgtttgagagatcgagcaaaagggttctctcttaaacatgatatcCGACGTTGAGATTGAACCACAAGGGTTCTTTCCTAACATTGGCTAAAAggtgttgaacaaaagggttcttaCCCCAGTCcaggcttatgtttgagagatcgagcaaaagggttctctcttaaacatgatatcCGACGTTGagattgaaccacgagggtTCTTTCCTAGCATTGGCTGAAAGgtattgaacaaaagggttctcactccagcccaggcttatgtttgagagatcgagcaaaagggttctctcttaaacatgatatcCGATGTTGagattgaaccacgagggtTCTTTCCTAGCATTGGCTGAAAGgtattgaacaaaagggttctcactcCAGTCcaggcttatgtttgagagatcgagcaaaagggttctctctcaaccgggaatcagtttagctatgttttcagatacaatggttttaaaagttttatgtacacgtatGCTTGGCATGTTTTAGTTTAGTATTCTGTTTTCTAGCCTTTAgcttaagcatgagatttatgtttttattaagtcactcattggacaagtagctcattctttca comes from the Benincasa hispida cultivar B227 chromosome 5, ASM972705v1, whole genome shotgun sequence genome and includes:
- the LOC120078141 gene encoding pentatricopeptide repeat-containing protein At2g17140 is translated as MDRAAKLSKAVYLNSNNPKLAWLLFKRILSSPIATSSSFFKTSLQSVPIIARILITAKMHPQIDHLHQLLLSQNRDFAHPSGFALVRVLADLGLFENAISQFRSLRARFPHDPPHISFYNLLFRCSLKESRVDCVIWLYKDMVVARVNPQTYTFNLLIRALCEMGYLENAREVFDKMSEKGCKPNEFSLGILVRGYCRGGLHYRGIELLDEMRSSGVLPNRVAYNTVISSLCGEGQNGEAEKLVERMREVGLSPDIVTFNCRIAALCKSGQILEASRIFRDMQIDDELGLPQPNTVTYNLMLQGFCNEGMFDESRALFDSMKKSETLLSLESYNIWLLGLVRSGKLLEARLIINEMAEKSINPNLHSYNILIHGLCKVGMFSDARSIIGLMRESGVAPDIVSYSTLLHGYCCRGKILEANYVLREMIQVGCFPNMYTCNILLHSLWKEGRASEAEELLQKMNERGYGLDNVTCNTMINGLCKTGNLDKAIEIVSGMWTHGSASLGNLGNSFIGLFDIGNTGKKCLPDSITYATIISGLCKVGRVDEAKKKLLEMIGKKLSPDSLIFDTFIHSYCKQGKLSSAFRVLKEMEKKGCNKSLQTYNSLIQGLGGKNQIFEIYGLMDEMRERGIFPNVYTYNNIISCLSEGGKLKDATCLLDEMLQKGIAPNIYTFRILIGAFFKACDFGAARELFEIALGLVGHKESLYSFMFNELLAGGETSKAKELFEAALNRSLALKNFLYRDLIERLCKDGKLDDASFILHTMMDKQYSFDPASFMPVIDGLGKRGNKHAADEFAERMMEMASETDINQHENKNTRGRLNNNDESDWRKIVHRNDGSGIAQKTLKRVLKGWGQGSISTSQPQRFSTHDYWDGDA